GATGTGGCCGATGGCTATGTGGGCCCGGCCTATATTGAGATCGCGCCACAGACGTTCTCGATCCTGGTGCGCAACGGCACGCGCCTCAACCAGCTGCGCCTCAAGGCCGGCCGGCCCGAGCACCTCGACACTCGCAACGTCGGCGTCGACTTGGGCGTTGGTATCGTCGGTTTCCGTGCGCGCCGTCATTCGGGCGTCATCGACCTCGACAAGGTCGATGGCCACGACCCGCGCGACTATTGGGAGCCGCTCTACGCCCAGCGCGGCCAGCTACTGCTCGACCCCGGGGAGTTCTACATCCTGGCCTCAAAGGAGCCGGTTGAGATCCCGGTCATGCAGGCCGCCGAGATGACCCCCATCGACCCGTCTGTCGGTGAGTTCCGCGTCCACTACGCCGGCTTCTTCGATCCGGGCTTCGGGACCGACGAGGCGGCGGGCAAGGGCTCGCGCGGCGTGCTGGAAGTCCGCAGTCATGAGACGCCCTTCATCCTTGAGGACGGTCAGACGGTGGCGCGACTTGTCTACGAACCCCTCACCGAGCGGCCGCGGCGTCTCTACGGCGACCAGGGCTCCCACTACCAGCGCCAAGGCCTGAAGCTCTCCAAACACTTCCGACCCTGGGAGGGTTAGGAGGGCCGACGGGCCGCCGCCCAGCCGAGCCGCCGGTCGAGTTTGGCCAGTTGGCTGTTGAAGCCTTCGATGGACATCTTGGTCCAGTGCGGGTCGAGGTGCGGATGCAAGGTGACAACCATGTGCGTCTCGTCGCCAGCCGGGATGAAGGCGACATCGATGATGGAATCGTAGGGCGCCACGCCGGGGATGAAGTCGATGATGTGCATGAGGCTCAGCCGCGCGGTGGGTTCGAACACGGTGTAGACCCCGTGGGTCCCGTGGCTGAGGGGTTGGTTCATGGACTCCATGGCGGCGATCGCCTCGGGGGCGTCGGCGATCATGTCATAATCGAGCGCCCCGCCTTCGCGGGCCTCCAACACATGGACTTCGACGCGGAAGCCTTCCGGCCCCCACCAGGATTCAAAGCCCGCCTTGGTGGTCCAGAGCGCCCACAGGTCGTCGGCGGGCGCTTGATAGGTGCGTTCGACGACCACGGCGGCCTGCAGGGTTGCGTCGCTCATCTCGGGGTTTTCTCACTGGATGTCGTTTGTGCTTCGAGCGCCGCGCCGAACCGGTCGAGTCGCGCCTCCCACAGGCGACGGTAGTCGGCGAGCCAAGCCTCAAGTTCGGCGAAGGGCTCCGGTCGCAGCGAATAGAGCCTGCGCTGGCCCTCTGGCCGAGCGGCGACGAAGCCGCGCTGCTCCAGGATCCCCAGGTGCCTCGACACCCCGGACTGCCGTATGCCGGCTTCACGCACAAGGTCGCCCACGGGACGTTCGCCATCGCGGAGCGCGGCCAGGATGCGGCGGCGCGTCGGATCGGCAAGCACATCGAAATTCGTTTCATTCACACACACATATATATTCAATGATGTATATATCCGCAAGCGCCTTGGGGACTCGCGAAAGGGCTTGAGGACTCCGCGTGTCGAGGTGATGGTCGGCCCAGAGCGCAGCATCCACCAGACTTGCGCCGGGGACAGGAAACAC
This is a stretch of genomic DNA from Phenylobacterium immobile (ATCC 35973). It encodes these proteins:
- a CDS encoding 2'-deoxycytidine 5'-triphosphate deaminase, giving the protein MTGINTLINAPGILPSQSIEALIAQGAVAADTPFEADQVQPASLDLRLGARVWRVRASFLPGAGRKVMDRLPEVAMHELDLTRGAVLERGCVYIAELQERLALPAGISARANPKSSTGRVDVFVRLLSDGGAFDDVADGYVGPAYIEIAPQTFSILVRNGTRLNQLRLKAGRPEHLDTRNVGVDLGVGIVGFRARRHSGVIDLDKVDGHDPRDYWEPLYAQRGQLLLDPGEFYILASKEPVEIPVMQAAEMTPIDPSVGEFRVHYAGFFDPGFGTDEAAGKGSRGVLEVRSHETPFILEDGQTVARLVYEPLTERPRRLYGDQGSHYQRQGLKLSKHFRPWEG
- a CDS encoding SRPBCC family protein; this translates as MSDATLQAAVVVERTYQAPADDLWALWTTKAGFESWWGPEGFRVEVHVLEAREGGALDYDMIADAPEAIAAMESMNQPLSHGTHGVYTVFEPTARLSLMHIIDFIPGVAPYDSIIDVAFIPAGDETHMVVTLHPHLDPHWTKMSIEGFNSQLAKLDRRLGWAAARRPS
- a CDS encoding ArsR/SmtB family transcription factor, whose protein sequence is MNETNFDVLADPTRRRILAALRDGERPVGDLVREAGIRQSGVSRHLGILEQRGFVAARPEGQRRLYSLRPEPFAELEAWLADYRRLWEARLDRFGAALEAQTTSSEKTPR